TACCGGTCGAAATTTTCGAGCACACAACGGGCAAAtctgaaaagaaaatgtcgCGTGGAAATCGAAAAGGTTGCGAACTTTTCACTTATTTTGTCTAAAAAGAAGCACTAATGTTATCCTTTAGTGTTTTTTAACTCTACAACATTTAAagcaaaatcgataaaaatttACCGGGAGTTACGGGATCCTCACGACCACGTGTCCTAGACCACGTGATCACCGGCATGATCCATCACGGCTGAGGAACGACATAATACACCTTACATGACGATCTAATTACTGTGTAGAATCATTACTGTGTTGCACTACGAGCATAGCATTTTAGGAGATCCATGGTCTCTTTGGGCCTTCCGGAAAGAAAGCGAAGTAGGTAGCCACGGTAGGCGCAGATGAAGTTTGAGCGACAGTATCGGGAACTGGAGCCAAGCGAAGTCCGACCGTCACCGTGTGAAAGTCCTACAGTactcaaattcaattttttagAGAAAACTTCATAAAGAAATAAGCTACACGTTTAATGCGCTCTTGAATGCTGTTACAAATAAGTTTGTGATCTGTTTCCTTGGAATTAGTGCCGAGGAATCCAAACGCAACCGATCGTCTATGCGATTCTaaagtttttttgttataaacAATGTACATTACATTATTGATATCAGCTAAGGTTGCAAACTTTGTCAACGTAGCGACCGGCAGTTGGTTTCCACCATTCCAATTTGAAGCACTATGAATACCGGTATACTCAATATTCCACTCCTATTATATTGCCGGGACTGTGAAGACGGCTAACATATGTTTGGTTGTACGCGCCCAGTATCTACCCAGCTTGTGACCGTAAGGACAAGAACGATAGCTTGGTCTTAGAACAACTGCCTTCCATAACGTTTTACCATGCTCTCTATATGGTCCACATCGGTGCCGGGTGCCATCTGTCCGTCATGAGCATCATCTATTAGAATGCAAATTTCATTCCATCGATGCCGTTGTTTTCATTCTCTCCAACGCTCTCTAGTTCAGGGAATTGTTCTTCGATGCTTGCTCGCTGTACTGCCCACCCACTGTATATATCGCCTCAATGTTTGCTTATCAATCTCTGCATATTGCGCCCCCACGACGAGATGAGTGTTGTTTTACCACGGTGTGTAGCTCAATTACGGCCAAAGGATAGCTTGCCGACCCTTGCCCAAGCCAAGGACGAGTTCTGGGTCTcaagtggtggtgatgcgtgCAGAGGAGTGCGTTTGAAGTCAGCGCAGCTTCTCACTATCATGGCCTTGTCCATACACGCTGACCTTATAGATGTTGCGGCTCAACTCGCCTCTGCTCGAGAAATGAATGGATACCTGAAAGATGAAACAACATCGTATCATAATCATCAAGTAGCAACATTGACCGAACATGGTCAACCGACACCGGAAAATGACGCCTCGGTCTTCAAATACCGGTCCGGTGTTTCTTGCAAGCTTGAAGAGGAGCCATTCAGGTTGCTCCAATGGACAACTTCGActtcatcatcagtagcaaaATTGCATAGGCGAAACGCATCGTGCACCGGTATCCCTTCTCTATCGATTGCTTTCAAGGATCATCGAGGTGAGCTCAGCCGCTcgagagagactgagagagaTGTCGTAACCAATAtccttccggtggtgctgtGCGAGTTGGGCTATCCGAAACGTGTGGGTGATGGAAACACATCTAACTTTATGTGCATGCATAATATGTGATTTCTtattaaacaacaacacatgCTCTCGgatattaatttaaaatatggCATTCAATATTGGCAGTTTGCCGGAGTGCAaggcggtgttggtgtggaGGCCGTATTGTTGTGGTCGGATATTATTGTTCTCTATCCCCTGGGTGATCCGGTCTAGGGCAAAGATTAAACTCCCACTTATGGTCTTGCTGACTCAATTCAAGCGATGAAAGCTACTTTATCGGAAGATTTCAAGGTTGCTACTGGTTGTAGGATGATTGCTTTTGTAATAAATTGGTTAGACTTACGTAATTGAATAAATTTATTAGTCTTACATTTTTATAATCGAGTGAAACAGAAAAATTCAAGCCAATTGCAATACAGTAGAGAAAAAAGGCTGTTCTCAATTGATTCAATATTTCTTgggtttgcttttctttcaacCATGCCATCGCACAAGTTTAGCtgaaaaccacacacaacgGAAATTGAAAAGTTCGTGAGGCACATGCTCGCAATGCTTGCTGTGACTACGTTGCGATTTACTCAGCTCATAAATCATCCTTTTTCCATCGAGTTTTCATTGtcaatttattgtttctgCTTTACTTGAGAAAATAATTTTCTAACTCTTTCTCAAGCTGGGCTAGTTTAGAgctttttgaattttgaacaATTGTGCACCCTCTCCAATCCCAAATGGCCCATGCAGAGTGTAGGAAACCACCGAAACTATGTCGTCGTACGTTCTTTCTCCGGAATGGTTCAGCACCAACTCGGTCCGAAATGACCGATCAGCTGGGAGGCGAGCTAGCGGACGTAATACTTGCTACCCTGCAACCAAGCCAACGGGCGGCACTTCCCGTCGATCGAATGGTGCTTACGGAGGCCCAAAAATCAATCGTTCGAGGCAAAGATTCCGATGAAGTGCGAGGCCAAATTCATGATCATATTATGAAAATTGGTGATAATGTTTCCCAGCGTCTCGAAGGGTACTGGCGCAAGCGGATCAGGGAAACCGCAACATCCGTTGTGACCGCGAATGATTTAGATTTCGTGCGCTTCGAATGTAATCAGCGGATAACGATAGCACGCGATGAAGAACGGAAGCGATACGAGcggttgctggtggaaaaggaggaagaactGCGGTGTCGCTTGCGAGAGGAGAAAGGTGATCTGCATCGATCGTACGGCAAGGCTCGAGCCCTGTGGGGTCAGTTCGTGTGTCGTAAGGTTCGGGCACAGGCTAAGCAGCTCCTTTGCCAAATTGCTGCCCGCTATAGGGTGAAGCTGGAGCAAGAGCTAAACCAACGGCTTCAGCAGGAAAGAGCGCGCATCGTGACCGAAATGGAGGGGATTGTACGAAGGGCTTTAGAGTAAGTGTATGCCATATCTGTGATTATGTAGGATCTCAATCCATACCCTTTTTATTGTAGGCATCAGAGAAGAACGCATGAACAGACGATCGAGTGGCTAGCTTATCAGTACGAGGAACAGTTACGGTTTGCCAATGAGTATAGTCGCTGCCAGCAGACGGTGGAAATTGTTCGAGAATTATGTCGCAGCCAGCAGCGGCCCCAAAACGTGTGCCAATCGACGCAAGTTTCTGCGAGCGCAATATTGAAGCTGGAAGGGGAGTCTTCTGAAGAGGACGACTCATCATCGCTGACTCTATATGGAGTAAAATCCCCATCAATGTGCTCCGCTGAACTAAGCAACCCAGGAATGTTTATCATTGCCCAGTGTCTAGCAATACTCGATGATAAGCTCAAGTCTCTGTTAAACGAGGAAGATAGTGAAGTTGGCCAATCGGAAGAGCCTTTACAGAAGGTGAGTTGTCCAATGGTTGTCAATGCCAATTTGTCGGTACTTAACGTTTTACAATACAATTACCTCTCAATAGGATCGTCAACACTACCCTAAAGAGCTCTTTGGTGATGTACAAATTAAATGGAAGAGAATGGAACCGATACCATCGTACCCATTAGCTAGAAGTGTTGATATGGGCCGCGAAGCAAACATAGACCAGCGTAGTTCCGGTATTTGCACAGTTCCAGAACGTGCGCAGATTTCACAGGAACCACTCGCCAGTGTTTCAAGCTATCGGGAGAGTTATGATGCTATTGCCGAGCTTAATGATGTGTTTAAATCAAGGGCGTGTGATTCATCGGCTGAAGTAGTCCCCGATGAACGGCTTGATgcgttgtttgatttgaaGAAGAGTGAGGATCAAATTGCAGAGATAGCGGACTCAATTGTACCAGCGTACATTCAGGCGACTGATGACGATTATGtagaaatgttttcaaaagTAGACGATGCGCAAATTCTCAAAGATTCAGAATAATAAATACCCATTTGGTTCATCTCCTTCATATTCCATTCAATCAAAAAGTTGGATGATTTTTGGAACTTTAGCTTAACTAGGCTAAGGATCAATAATGCTAAATTGTACATGCTGCGTTCCAGAGACTACAAGTTATGAGTCTTCTGCCCCTTTACGGTGCATCGATCAACAGCGGAGCCCATCGTTCGATCTGATTGAATTCTTAACTTTCCGAAAAACTTCATCAATAACATCGCCACGAAGTTAACGCTCCCGCTGATAATACATTCTGAGCAGCATTCTGGAAAGTGTGAACCACCATCGCACGCCATTGAAGGTGTACAGCATGtcggggaaaagttttcatcGTTAAGCTGGTCAGATTAAAAACGGCTCAGAGCGCCATATGTTCGTCGAGCGTCTGTTGGATCCAGTCGGAGGCTTTAGAAACCTTCGCGTAAACGCCCGGATAGCCCGGTTCGGCGCAGCCTTCACCCCACGAAACCACACCCGTTAGCTGGTCATCCGGCATGCTGTCCGTTACGGGGCCAATGCCCGCGTACACTTCGCTACACTTCCGATGGTTGGTCAATGGGACGGTGGCTGCTCGCAGGATCAAGGCTGATTCGTTCGGATTGTGCGCGTTACCCCAACCGGACACCTGGCATTGCGTTCCAACCGGTAGCTCTTCTGTGGACGAGGTGCGTACCGCAATCGGTTGCACCATGTCCGTTAGGTTGAGCGAttgttcgagcagcagcaacgagaaaTCGTAGTCGCTCCACGAGTTTTGCTTTGCATGTTGAACGATACGTTGGACGCGAACCGTTGGGCCACCCATGGGTCTACATGGGTCGAGCCCGCGTGAATCCACAGGTTGCCGGTGTTAATCGATCGGCGGATACGTGGAGAGGTTGGAGAAACACCGAAAGTATTTGACCAACTTGGCTGGCACCTGCGTGTCAACGGGAACTTACCTGGTGCAG
The sequence above is a segment of the Anopheles darlingi chromosome 2, idAnoDarlMG_H_01, whole genome shotgun sequence genome. Coding sequences within it:
- the LOC125959571 gene encoding uncharacterized protein LOC125959571, with amino-acid sequence MAHAECRKPPKLCRRTFFLRNGSAPTRSEMTDQLGGELADVILATLQPSQRAALPVDRMVLTEAQKSIVRGKDSDEVRGQIHDHIMKIGDNVSQRLEGYWRKRIRETATSVVTANDLDFVRFECNQRITIARDEERKRYERLLVEKEEELRCRLREEKGDLHRSYGKARALWGQFVCRKVRAQAKQLLCQIAARYRVKLEQELNQRLQQERARIVTEMEGIVRRALE
- the LOC125959572 gene encoding trypsin-1-like, with translation MTNEPRNNDEERIVGGVPVDIRDYPYQVSLRRGRHFCGGFIVNHRWVPTAAHCTRPMGGPTVRVQRIVQHAKQNSWSDYDFSLLLLEQSLNLTDMVQPIAVRTSSTEELPVGTQCQVSGWGNAHNPNESALILRAATVPLTNHRKCSEVYAGIGPVTDSMPDDQLTGVVSWGEGCAEPGYPGVYAKVSKASDWIQQTLDEHMAL